The Nitrospiria bacterium genome has a segment encoding these proteins:
- a CDS encoding biopolymer transporter ExbD, which produces MKLPRSRSYRRGRIEIIPMIDVMLFLLATFMLTSLAMQNLNSMAVDLPRGNAAPMQARTPVTLTVTKDGGIFLNKTPVTLATLVDVLKPMLQGSEAGVIVAADSAAPNGLVVQAMLKTRDAGAEHFLIAVKHAD; this is translated from the coding sequence TAGATCAAGATCGTACCGAAGGGGTCGCATCGAGATCATTCCGATGATCGACGTGATGCTGTTCCTCCTCGCCACGTTCATGCTGACTTCCCTGGCGATGCAAAACCTCAATTCCATGGCCGTGGATCTTCCCCGGGGCAACGCGGCGCCGATGCAGGCCAGGACGCCGGTCACGCTGACCGTGACGAAGGACGGCGGGATATTCCTGAACAAGACTCCCGTGACGCTCGCGACGCTGGTCGATGTTTTGAAGCCCATGCTGCAGGGATCCGAGGCTGGCGTCATCGTGGCGGCCGACTCCGCCGCGCCGAACGGCCTCGTCGTGCAGGCGATGCTGAAAACCCGCGACGCGGGGGCGGAACATTTTCTGATTGCGGTCAAACATGCCGACTGA